In Planctomycetia bacterium, one DNA window encodes the following:
- a CDS encoding HEAT repeat domain-containing protein has translation MYLIAGIVCGCSGKNKSWYQRKSTKDYVDLALESPNPDERREGVNGLSNSADAATDWAVKVFDTIARTDRNTAVRCAAVRAMHRSAGPRHLPTLLKILRSASQRLDDVRPAPGPLRWEAARLLTIIVGGHSYELSQRDELIRVLRERVVTDHDRNVRLALIDALGFFHDRGVLETLIALLREEDFAITRAAEQSLIALTGVTHRHNPDAWRTWLSQTTDPFELAGRIPAEARVESKSNWSWDW, from the coding sequence ATGTACCTCATCGCTGGCATCGTTTGCGGCTGTTCCGGAAAGAACAAGAGTTGGTACCAGCGCAAATCCACAAAGGACTACGTCGATCTGGCGCTCGAATCGCCTAATCCCGACGAGCGCCGGGAAGGTGTGAATGGCCTGTCGAACAGCGCCGACGCCGCGACCGATTGGGCCGTCAAGGTCTTCGACACCATCGCGCGGACCGACCGCAACACCGCCGTGCGCTGCGCGGCCGTCCGCGCGATGCACCGGTCAGCCGGCCCGCGGCACTTGCCGACGCTGCTGAAGATTCTCCGCAGCGCATCGCAACGGTTGGACGATGTGCGGCCGGCCCCGGGTCCGCTCCGTTGGGAGGCCGCGCGATTGCTCACGATCATCGTGGGCGGGCACAGCTATGAGCTGTCGCAGCGCGACGAATTGATCCGCGTGTTGCGCGAACGCGTCGTCACCGATCACGATCGCAACGTGCGCCTCGCGCTGATCGACGCATTGGGATTTTTTCACGATCGCGGCGTGCTGGAGACGCTGATCGCCCTGCTTCGAGAAGAGGACTTTGCCATCACGCGCGCAGCCGAACAGAGCCTGATCGCCCTGACCGGTGTCACGCATCGCCACAACCCCGATGCATGGCGGACGTGGCTGTCGCAGACGACCGATCCGTTCGAACTGGCCGGACGCATTCCTGCCGAGGCCCGCGTCGAGAGCAAGTCCAACTGGAGCTGGGACTGGTGA
- a CDS encoding phosphoribosylformylglycinamidine synthase codes for MQDPVGKSTVQTLHGFGIRSVRDVHVSSLYLVSLAGSIPDSRQLARRIATELLSDRVSQEFSIRGEGQKVDDPPEGVAIEVFPRPGVMDPVAQSTLAAIRAMGIACDNVRTGRRYVLSPIPGDTEKARIPPLLANECIEEAVWGAREIVPPPTPPKYEFRLRTVPITECSDEALESLSRRGHLFLSLDEMRAVQAYYRAQGREPTDLELETIAQTWSEHCVHKTLKSAFEYHGAAMPPASVELSVLTAARAEARGSLKSSTNDEPVIRYDNLLKDTIARATDELMRAGRGPTCLSVFQDNAGVIAFDDRHGIAFKVETHNHPSAIEPYGGAATGVGGVIRDVLGCGLGARPLANTDVFCVAPPDWPVDGVPGGVIHPRSVLRGVVAGVRDYGNRMGIPTVNGAVQVDPRYLGNPLVYCGCLGLIPRDRIDKRVRPGDRIVLLGGRTGRDGIHGATFSSAEMSHTHEDEFAHAVQIGNAIEEKKVLDVVLAARDWVGLDGARTCLFSAITDCGAGGLSSAIGEMAAETGAVVRLERVPLKYAGLRYDEIWISEAQERMVLAAPADRVETLLALCRSEDVEATIIGEFTDTGRLVVTYDGAPVGDVDLAFLHEGLPRKTLRAEWTPEQDSTSEQPGAPSRRVAIRRLQTPSSESDASSRIDRLLSALGNPTTASKHWIIRQYDHEVQGRSAVKPLVGRYDGPSDGAVLRPLLDSYRGVALGCGLAPELADVDPYLMAWAAIDEALRNVVCVGGDPSQTAILDNFCWPRVDDARNLGALVRACQACHDAALAYGVPFISGKDSLNNEFSLRFEDARKLEALMAQRWPGVPVSKLTEGRLAIPYTLLISAVSIVPDVRRCVTASLKPHTAPTSLVVCTTTAEDWHAARFQPLVALHRAVADVIGSGGVLAAHDVSDGGLAVAVAEMAMANGIGCDIDGDALAALGDPFAPRPGTYVLQVASVDAMQALSRVDGLIVRIVARVPATRDAASAPRGELRWLNASGAVIESATLDDLRNAWRKPLDW; via the coding sequence ATGCAAGATCCCGTCGGGAAGTCCACGGTCCAGACCCTTCACGGGTTTGGCATCCGATCTGTTCGAGATGTCCACGTTTCCAGCCTTTATCTCGTGTCGCTGGCGGGGTCGATCCCCGACTCACGGCAACTGGCGCGCCGGATCGCAACGGAACTGCTCTCGGATCGCGTCAGCCAAGAGTTTTCCATCCGAGGAGAGGGCCAAAAAGTAGACGACCCGCCGGAAGGAGTGGCCATCGAGGTATTCCCGCGTCCGGGTGTCATGGACCCGGTCGCGCAATCGACCCTCGCGGCGATTCGAGCGATGGGCATTGCATGTGATAACGTTCGGACCGGGCGGCGCTACGTACTATCACCCATTCCGGGCGACACGGAGAAGGCGAGAATCCCCCCCCTGCTGGCGAATGAGTGCATCGAGGAGGCGGTCTGGGGAGCGCGGGAGATCGTGCCGCCGCCGACGCCGCCGAAGTATGAATTTCGGTTGCGCACCGTGCCGATCACGGAATGCAGCGATGAGGCGTTGGAATCGCTAAGCCGGCGCGGTCATTTGTTTTTGTCGCTCGACGAGATGCGGGCGGTGCAGGCGTACTACCGCGCGCAGGGGCGCGAGCCGACCGATCTCGAGTTGGAGACGATCGCGCAGACGTGGTCGGAGCATTGCGTCCACAAGACGCTTAAGTCGGCATTTGAGTACCACGGGGCAGCGATGCCTCCGGCATCGGTTGAGTTGTCCGTTCTGACGGCCGCGCGGGCTGAAGCCCGCGGCTCCTTGAAGTCGTCCACCAATGACGAACCGGTCATCCGCTACGACAACCTGCTGAAAGATACGATTGCCCGGGCGACGGATGAACTGATGCGCGCCGGTCGGGGGCCGACGTGCCTGTCGGTTTTCCAGGACAACGCCGGCGTGATCGCGTTCGACGACCGGCACGGCATCGCCTTCAAAGTTGAGACACACAATCATCCGTCGGCCATCGAACCATACGGCGGAGCGGCGACAGGCGTCGGCGGCGTGATTCGCGACGTGCTCGGCTGCGGACTGGGGGCGCGGCCGCTTGCGAATACAGATGTCTTCTGCGTCGCGCCGCCCGACTGGCCGGTCGACGGCGTGCCGGGCGGCGTGATTCATCCACGAAGCGTGTTGCGCGGCGTGGTGGCGGGGGTGCGCGACTATGGCAATCGCATGGGCATCCCGACGGTGAACGGGGCGGTGCAGGTCGATCCGCGGTACCTGGGCAATCCGCTCGTTTACTGCGGGTGCCTTGGATTGATTCCGCGCGATCGGATCGATAAGCGTGTGCGGCCGGGCGATCGGATTGTGCTGCTCGGCGGGCGGACGGGTCGCGACGGCATCCACGGCGCGACGTTCTCCAGCGCCGAGATGTCGCACACGCACGAGGATGAGTTCGCGCACGCCGTGCAGATCGGCAACGCGATCGAAGAGAAGAAAGTGCTCGATGTCGTTCTGGCGGCGCGCGACTGGGTGGGACTGGACGGCGCGCGGACGTGCCTGTTCTCTGCGATCACCGATTGCGGCGCGGGGGGGTTGTCGTCGGCGATCGGCGAGATGGCGGCGGAGACGGGCGCGGTTGTACGGCTGGAGCGCGTGCCGCTGAAGTACGCCGGGCTTCGCTACGACGAAATCTGGATCTCCGAAGCGCAGGAGCGGATGGTGCTGGCCGCGCCGGCCGATCGCGTGGAGACGCTGCTGGCGCTGTGCCGCAGCGAGGACGTGGAGGCGACGATCATCGGCGAGTTCACCGACACGGGTCGGCTGGTCGTGACCTACGACGGAGCGCCGGTAGGTGACGTTGATTTGGCATTTCTGCACGAGGGCCTGCCGCGGAAGACGCTGCGGGCGGAATGGACTCCGGAACAAGATTCAACCAGCGAGCAACCCGGTGCACCAAGCCGACGGGTTGCAATTCGTCGGCTTCAAACGCCATCGAGTGAGTCAGACGCGTCTTCGCGGATTGATCGCCTGCTTTCGGCGCTGGGCAACCCGACGACGGCGTCGAAACACTGGATCATCCGCCAGTACGATCACGAAGTGCAGGGTCGCAGCGCCGTGAAGCCGCTCGTCGGCCGGTACGACGGTCCCTCGGACGGCGCGGTGCTTCGACCGCTGCTCGATTCCTATCGTGGAGTGGCGCTGGGCTGCGGTCTCGCGCCGGAGCTGGCCGACGTGGATCCGTACCTCATGGCGTGGGCGGCGATCGACGAAGCGCTTCGCAACGTGGTCTGCGTCGGCGGCGATCCGTCGCAGACGGCGATCCTCGACAATTTCTGCTGGCCGCGCGTGGACGACGCGCGAAACCTCGGAGCACTGGTTCGCGCCTGCCAGGCGTGTCACGATGCGGCGCTGGCGTACGGTGTGCCGTTCATCAGCGGGAAAGATTCGCTCAACAACGAGTTTTCGCTGCGCTTCGAGGATGCCCGCAAACTCGAAGCGCTGATGGCCCAGCGATGGCCGGGCGTGCCCGTATCGAAGCTGACCGAGGGGCGACTGGCCATTCCGTACACGCTGCTGATTTCCGCGGTGTCGATCGTGCCCGACGTGCGGCGGTGCGTGACGGCATCGCTCAAGCCGCACACTGCGCCGACGTCGCTCGTGGTCTGCACGACCACGGCGGAGGATTGGCACGCCGCGCGATTCCAGCCGCTGGTCGCGTTGCACCGCGCGGTGGCCGACGTCATCGGCTCGGGGGGGGTGCTCGCGGCGCACGATGTCAGCGATGGCGGCCTCGCGGTAGCGGTCGCCGAGATGGCGATGGCGAATGGAATCGGTTGCGACATCGACGGCGATGCACTGGCCGCACTGGGCGATCCGTTCGCGCCGCGTCCGGGAACATACGTTTTGCAAGTCGCATCGGTGGATGCGATGCAAGCGCTGTCGCGCGTCGACGGACTGATCGTGCGCATCGTGGCGCGCGTGCCCGCGACGAGGGATGCCGCCTCCGCGCCGCGCGGTGAATTGCGGTGGTTGAATGCGAGCGGGGCGGTGATTGAATCCGCCACGTTGGACGACCTGCGCAACGCGTGGCGCAAGCCTCTGGACTGGTGA
- a CDS encoding polysaccharide deacetylase family protein: MASVCFYFQVHQPYRLRRYSIFDQDSNYFDDAKNAEICRKVANKCYIPANQCIYDLIKLHEGRFRVSYSLTGVVLDQFAAWCPQVIDSFKRLADTGCVEFLAETYYHSLSFLYSRTEFHEQVRLQQEKIKTLFGQTSRVFRNTELIYNNEIAAAVAGMGYKAIIAEGADHLLGYRSPNFVYSAPNAPIRVLLKNYRLSDDIAFRFSNRGWAEWPLTADKFAKWVNQVNGCGYTVNLFMDYETLGEHQWAETGIFDFLYHLPGEVMRISLDNNFKTPSEVIDSYEPVGEFNAPHLISWADTERDLSAWLGNAMQSNALQECYNLEAAVKAKGDEALLNDWRRVQTSDHFYYMCTKYFADGDVHKYFNPYESPYDSYINYMNVLDHIASRAK, from the coding sequence ATGGCCTCGGTGTGTTTCTATTTTCAGGTTCACCAGCCTTATCGCCTGCGCCGCTATTCGATTTTCGATCAGGACAGCAATTACTTCGACGACGCCAAGAACGCGGAAATCTGCCGCAAGGTCGCCAACAAGTGCTACATCCCGGCCAATCAGTGCATCTACGATTTGATCAAACTGCACGAAGGGCGCTTTCGCGTCTCGTATTCCCTGACCGGCGTCGTGTTGGATCAATTCGCGGCGTGGTGCCCGCAGGTGATCGACAGTTTCAAGCGCCTGGCCGACACGGGCTGCGTCGAGTTTCTCGCCGAGACCTACTATCACAGCCTGTCGTTCCTTTATTCGCGCACTGAATTTCATGAACAAGTCCGCCTTCAGCAGGAGAAAATCAAGACCCTGTTCGGCCAGACCAGCCGCGTCTTTCGCAACACCGAGCTGATTTACAACAACGAGATCGCCGCGGCCGTCGCCGGCATGGGCTACAAAGCCATCATCGCCGAGGGGGCCGATCATCTGCTGGGCTATCGCTCACCGAATTTTGTGTACTCCGCGCCCAACGCGCCGATTCGCGTGCTGCTGAAGAACTACCGCCTGTCGGACGACATCGCGTTTCGATTCTCCAATCGCGGCTGGGCCGAGTGGCCTCTGACGGCTGACAAGTTCGCCAAATGGGTGAATCAGGTGAACGGCTGCGGCTACACGGTGAACCTGTTCATGGACTACGAAACCCTCGGCGAGCACCAGTGGGCCGAGACGGGCATTTTTGATTTTCTCTATCACCTGCCGGGCGAGGTGATGCGCATCAGCCTCGACAACAACTTCAAGACGCCCAGCGAGGTGATCGACAGCTACGAGCCGGTGGGCGAATTCAACGCGCCGCATCTGATCAGTTGGGCCGACACCGAGCGCGATCTGTCGGCTTGGCTGGGCAACGCCATGCAGTCCAACGCGCTCCAGGAGTGTTACAACCTCGAAGCGGCGGTGAAGGCCAAGGGCGACGAGGCGCTGCTGAACGATTGGCGCCGAGTGCAGACGTCCGACCATTTCTATTACATGTGCACCAAGTACTTCGCCGACGGCGACGTGCACAAGTATTTCAATCCGTACGAATCGCCCTACGACAGCTACATCAATTACATGAACGTGCTGGATCACATCGCATCGCGCGCGAAGTAG
- a CDS encoding acetyl-CoA carboxylase carboxyltransferase subunit alpha, which translates to MGGGYLEFERPLAKIERQIEELEASQSVSGRDHSETIRIMRAELQAARKKLYSNLDAWETVQMARHPKRPLVPDYLNLMVRDFCELHGDKNFRDDRAIITGFGRIDNHKCLFVGHDKGKDTKQRLENCFGMAHPEGYRKALSKMKLAEKFGLPVVCLIDTAGAYPGIGAEERGIAHAIAVNLMEMARLRTPIVCVVIGEGGSGGALGIGVGDRVAMLEHAYYSVISPEGCAAILWKSAEHASTAARALKFTGKDLRKLKLIDEIIKEPLGGAHRDPTTTAENLKSFIVETLKDLKRVKMDTLVKRRYAKIRNVGSFFTDTSAAASAAKARRSAKVVVDSAPRAAVSRAAASAKRAAAAYEPA; encoded by the coding sequence ATCGGTGGGGGTTACCTCGAGTTCGAACGCCCCCTCGCCAAGATCGAACGCCAGATCGAGGAATTGGAGGCCAGTCAGTCGGTCTCGGGCCGGGATCACTCCGAGACCATTCGCATCATGCGGGCCGAGCTTCAGGCCGCCCGCAAGAAGCTCTACAGCAATCTCGATGCCTGGGAGACCGTGCAGATGGCCCGGCACCCCAAGCGTCCCCTTGTGCCCGACTATCTCAACCTGATGGTCCGCGACTTCTGCGAGCTGCACGGCGACAAGAACTTCCGTGATGACCGCGCGATCATCACCGGCTTCGGCCGAATTGATAACCACAAGTGCCTGTTCGTCGGCCACGACAAGGGCAAGGACACCAAGCAGCGGCTGGAGAACTGCTTCGGCATGGCCCACCCCGAGGGCTATCGCAAAGCGCTCTCGAAGATGAAGCTCGCCGAGAAGTTCGGCTTGCCGGTGGTTTGTCTGATCGACACGGCCGGCGCGTATCCCGGCATCGGCGCCGAGGAGCGCGGCATCGCGCATGCGATCGCCGTGAACCTGATGGAGATGGCCCGGCTGCGCACGCCGATCGTGTGCGTGGTGATCGGCGAGGGCGGCTCGGGCGGCGCGCTGGGCATCGGCGTCGGCGACCGCGTCGCGATGCTGGAGCACGCGTATTACTCGGTCATCTCGCCCGAGGGCTGCGCCGCGATTCTGTGGAAGTCGGCCGAGCACGCCTCGACGGCGGCCCGCGCGCTGAAGTTCACCGGGAAGGACCTTCGCAAGCTCAAGCTGATCGACGAGATCATTAAGGAGCCGCTGGGCGGCGCGCACCGCGATCCGACGACGACGGCGGAGAATCTCAAGTCGTTTATTGTCGAAACGCTCAAGGATCTCAAGCGCGTCAAGATGGATACGCTCGTCAAGCGGCGCTACGCGAAGATTCGCAACGTAGGCTCGTTCTTCACCGACACGTCGGCGGCCGCTTCGGCGGCCAAAGCGCGCCGGTCGGCCAAGGTCGTGGTGGACAGCGCGCCCCGTGCGGCGGTCTCCCGCGCGGCGGCATCGGCCAAGCGCGCGGCCGCGGCCTACGAGCCGGCGTGA
- a CDS encoding preprotein translocase subunit TatC, whose translation MSDAAHTQPPDPDAVRMSFGEHLEELRKRLIWAIFGLVAATVLCFHFGDKLITILTTPYMVAMNEIGQEARLVQLNPLESFMEYFKISLEFGLVLAAPWILYQLWLFIAAGLYPNERKIVTYFAPASIGLFLLGASFLVLVVLSGLIKFLISIAGWFPLPDPNAGLYAWMRGDGEIVATQPADVRMNIPVATVEPPAPVEGQIWLDPRTRRLNVYYNGETYYLPMQKASAKQIVQPFFSVAEYLGFVTNLALAFGLGFQVPIVVVFLIALRIVTSVQMRSARRFVALAVLIASAVITPTPDIGTMLMLAVPMLVLFEAGLLVGRVIERRQAAETT comes from the coding sequence GTGAGCGACGCCGCCCATACGCAACCCCCCGACCCCGATGCCGTCCGAATGTCGTTCGGCGAGCACCTGGAGGAACTGCGCAAACGACTGATCTGGGCCATCTTCGGCCTCGTCGCGGCGACGGTGCTTTGTTTTCACTTCGGCGACAAGCTCATCACGATCCTGACGACGCCGTACATGGTCGCGATGAATGAGATCGGGCAGGAGGCGCGGCTGGTCCAGCTCAACCCGCTCGAATCATTCATGGAGTATTTCAAGATCTCGCTTGAGTTCGGGCTGGTTCTGGCGGCGCCGTGGATTCTGTATCAACTCTGGCTGTTCATCGCGGCGGGTCTGTATCCGAACGAGCGGAAGATCGTCACGTACTTCGCACCGGCGTCGATCGGGTTGTTTCTGCTCGGCGCGTCGTTTCTCGTGCTGGTTGTGCTGTCCGGGTTGATCAAGTTCCTGATCTCCATCGCCGGTTGGTTCCCGCTGCCCGATCCCAACGCGGGGCTGTATGCCTGGATGCGCGGTGACGGCGAGATCGTGGCGACGCAGCCCGCCGACGTGCGCATGAACATCCCAGTCGCCACGGTGGAACCCCCCGCTCCCGTCGAAGGCCAGATCTGGCTGGACCCGCGCACGCGGCGGCTGAACGTCTATTACAACGGCGAGACGTACTACCTGCCGATGCAGAAAGCCAGCGCGAAGCAGATCGTGCAACCGTTCTTCAGCGTGGCGGAGTATCTCGGTTTTGTCACCAATCTGGCACTCGCGTTCGGGCTGGGGTTCCAGGTGCCGATCGTCGTGGTGTTCCTGATCGCCCTGCGCATTGTGACATCCGTGCAAATGCGCAGCGCGCGGCGGTTTGTCGCGCTGGCCGTGTTGATCGCGTCGGCCGTCATCACGCCGACGCCGGACATCGGCACGATGCTGATGCTGGCCGTGCCGATGCTGGTGCTGTTCGAGGCGGGGCTGCTGGTCGGGCGCGTGATCGAACGCCGGCAGGCGGCGGAAACGACGTAG
- a CDS encoding glutamate racemase — translation MAGDPRSIGVFDSGIGGLTVVRALRRRMPSEDIIYFGDTARVPYGNKSTQTVTQFSLEICHFLMGFDPKVIVVACNTASAVALGELAAQVPVPILGVVEPGARAAVEAAAGGVIAVIATEATIHSDAYRRAIMQINSSQRVTQKACPLFVPLVEEGRSCDDPITLLSVRDYLTPVLKLGPKVIVLGCTHYPLLKNAFTQVAGENVLLVDSGEQTAHSVAEKLAARDALTDSTRPGTLSCYVSDNPQRFKELGQRFFGHPITDVTWVPHEQLMASHAAAPK, via the coding sequence ATGGCGGGTGATCCACGCAGCATCGGCGTTTTCGATTCCGGCATCGGCGGCCTCACGGTCGTTCGTGCGCTGCGCCGCCGCATGCCCAGCGAAGACATCATTTACTTTGGTGACACCGCTCGAGTCCCCTACGGCAACAAGAGCACGCAGACGGTCACCCAGTTCTCACTGGAAATCTGCCATTTCCTGATGGGGTTCGATCCGAAGGTCATCGTCGTCGCCTGCAACACCGCCAGCGCCGTCGCGCTGGGTGAGCTGGCGGCGCAGGTTCCCGTGCCGATTCTCGGCGTCGTCGAGCCGGGCGCGCGGGCCGCGGTCGAAGCGGCCGCCGGCGGCGTCATTGCCGTCATCGCCACCGAGGCGACGATCCACTCCGACGCCTACCGCCGCGCGATCATGCAGATCAATTCCAGCCAGCGCGTAACGCAGAAGGCCTGCCCGCTGTTTGTGCCGCTCGTCGAAGAGGGGCGAAGCTGCGACGATCCGATCACCCTGTTGAGCGTGCGCGATTATCTCACACCGGTCCTTAAGCTCGGCCCGAAAGTCATCGTCCTGGGTTGCACGCATTACCCGCTTCTAAAAAACGCGTTCACGCAGGTCGCTGGGGAGAATGTCCTGCTGGTCGACTCCGGCGAACAGACGGCTCATTCCGTCGCCGAGAAGCTCGCCGCGCGCGACGCCCTGACGGATTCGACGCGCCCCGGTACGCTTTCCTGCTACGTCAGCGACAACCCCCAGCGCTTCAAGGAGCTCGGCCAGCGCTTCTTCGGCCACCCGATCACCGATGTCACGTGGGTCCCGCACGAACAACTTATGGCCAGCCATGCCGCCGCACCGAAATAA
- a CDS encoding glycosyltransferase has product MNIFMLGWEFPPFISGGLGTACYGLTKGLSELGHRVVFVLPQPVTSAAATHVHLKTPTSQQLQQYTAYRLKEFENVEFRAIPSMLQPYGRPAEYVTHLESNISRGQTVEAETVATQADASGGGTNVSTSGRAIIPMECGPAGHYGGDMFAEVERFALIAVALARGEHFDVIHAHDWMTYPAGMAVAAATGKPLVVHVHSTEFDRSGEHVNQRIYDIERAGVHNADRVIAVSHLTRNILLHRYSAPAARVEVVYNAIDNNGNGQAIELPPNIRKDEKIVLFLGRITMQKGPEYFLAAAKKVLEHEKNVRFVMAGSGDMARRSIEMAAELGIGHKVVFTGFLRGDDVARVFKMADLYVMPSVSEPFGIAPLEALSHDVPVLISKQSGVSEVLTHVLKVDFWDIHEMANKIIAVLRHPPLQATLREHGSFEIQKLTWRDSAAAVVKVYGQALAAR; this is encoded by the coding sequence ATGAACATCTTCATGCTGGGATGGGAGTTTCCACCGTTCATCAGCGGCGGTCTGGGCACCGCCTGCTACGGCCTGACCAAGGGCTTGAGCGAGCTGGGCCACCGCGTGGTGTTCGTGCTGCCGCAGCCGGTTACGAGCGCCGCTGCCACGCATGTGCATCTCAAGACGCCGACTTCGCAACAGTTGCAGCAATACACCGCTTACCGCCTCAAGGAGTTCGAGAACGTCGAGTTCCGCGCGATTCCGTCCATGTTGCAGCCCTACGGTCGGCCTGCGGAATATGTCACGCATCTGGAATCGAACATTTCGCGCGGGCAGACGGTAGAGGCGGAGACGGTCGCCACGCAGGCCGATGCGTCTGGCGGCGGAACAAACGTGAGCACGAGCGGCCGGGCGATCATCCCGATGGAGTGCGGTCCGGCGGGGCATTACGGCGGCGACATGTTCGCCGAAGTGGAGCGGTTCGCGCTGATCGCCGTGGCCCTCGCGCGGGGCGAGCATTTCGACGTGATTCACGCGCACGACTGGATGACCTATCCGGCGGGGATGGCGGTGGCCGCCGCGACGGGCAAGCCGCTGGTGGTTCACGTTCACTCGACGGAGTTCGACCGCAGCGGCGAGCACGTCAATCAGCGCATTTACGACATTGAGCGGGCCGGTGTGCACAACGCCGACCGCGTTATCGCGGTCAGCCATTTGACGCGCAATATCCTGTTGCATCGGTATTCCGCTCCGGCCGCGCGCGTCGAAGTCGTGTACAACGCCATCGACAACAACGGCAACGGCCAGGCGATCGAGCTGCCGCCCAACATCCGCAAGGATGAGAAGATCGTCCTGTTCCTCGGGCGGATCACGATGCAGAAGGGGCCGGAATATTTCCTCGCCGCGGCGAAGAAAGTGCTCGAGCACGAGAAGAACGTGCGCTTCGTGATGGCCGGCTCGGGCGACATGGCTCGCCGGTCGATTGAGATGGCGGCGGAGTTGGGCATCGGGCACAAGGTGGTGTTCACGGGTTTTCTGCGCGGCGACGACGTGGCGCGCGTTTTCAAGATGGCGGACTTGTACGTCATGCCGAGCGTGAGCGAACCATTCGGCATCGCGCCGCTGGAGGCGCTCTCGCATGACGTGCCCGTGCTGATCTCCAAGCAGTCGGGCGTCTCGGAGGTTCTCACGCACGTTCTGAAGGTGGACTTCTGGGACATCCACGAAATGGCGAACAAGATCATCGCCGTCCTGCGCCACCCGCCGCTTCAGGCGACGCTGCGCGAGCACGGCAGCTTTGAAATTCAGAAACTCACCTGGCGCGATTCGGCCGCGGCCGTCGTAAAGGTGTACGGGCAGGCCCTGGCGGCCAGATAA
- a CDS encoding acetolactate synthase, protein MANQPFGTVPGFGSAYVRQLSIFLEDRVGALLRMFRCFEGSQVKVVGMSVVHAIDCAIIRIICDDADKAIDLLKSRDFPVSVSELVVVEVPHGQGLISICGALIAGEVNIDYAYPLLVRPTGRAALAIHTEDLETAVTVLRSRKFVLLGEDDLGDGPAR, encoded by the coding sequence GTCCGGCAGCTTTCGATCTTTCTCGAGGATCGGGTTGGGGCGCTGCTGCGGATGTTCCGCTGCTTCGAAGGGTCGCAGGTAAAGGTCGTCGGCATGTCGGTGGTGCACGCGATTGATTGCGCGATCATCCGCATCATTTGTGACGACGCCGACAAAGCAATCGACCTGCTCAAGAGCCGGGACTTTCCGGTGTCGGTGTCGGAGCTGGTGGTCGTGGAGGTGCCGCATGGGCAGGGGCTGATCTCGATCTGCGGCGCGCTGATCGCCGGCGAAGTGAACATCGACTACGCCTACCCGCTGCTGGTGCGCCCGACCGGCCGCGCGGCGCTGGCGATTCACACCGAGGATCTGGAGACCGCCGTGACGGTGCTTCGGTCTCGCAAGTTTGTCTTGCTGGGTGAAGATGACCTCGGCGACGGCCCGGCGCGATGA
- the scpB gene encoding SMC-Scp complex subunit ScpB, with amino-acid sequence MDGGTATMNHASESPDPSDAAPLDEADCVRNESAHESTDDVAPEIQPRQVVEAILFATDSPLPAAKIAKILGVGDAREVRGHIAALNQLYADMGLSFRINEIAGGFQMLTLPAFNAWLSKLLRTRDETRLTPAALETLAIVAYKQPVTRADVESIRGVAAGDVLNRLREMNLVKIVGRAEDLGRPMLYGTTKRFLEVFGLASLEELPQVEALRGGAAAAPPPREPVGSPARSGEGVASESAESTEAVLDDTGPTLKVVNDDETAA; translated from the coding sequence ATGGATGGTGGAACCGCCACGATGAATCACGCCTCTGAATCCCCGGACCCGTCTGACGCCGCGCCGCTCGATGAAGCGGACTGCGTTCGCAACGAATCGGCGCACGAATCGACGGACGACGTCGCGCCGGAAATTCAACCGCGTCAGGTCGTCGAGGCGATTCTGTTCGCCACGGACTCGCCGCTGCCGGCCGCGAAGATCGCGAAGATTCTCGGCGTGGGGGACGCGCGCGAGGTGCGCGGGCACATCGCGGCGCTGAATCAGCTCTATGCCGACATGGGGCTGTCGTTTCGCATTAACGAAATCGCCGGCGGGTTTCAGATGCTGACGCTGCCGGCGTTCAACGCGTGGCTCTCCAAGCTGCTTCGCACGCGCGACGAGACACGCCTGACGCCCGCGGCATTGGAGACGCTGGCGATCGTTGCGTACAAGCAACCGGTGACGCGCGCCGATGTGGAGTCGATCCGAGGGGTCGCGGCGGGCGACGTGCTGAATCGCCTGCGCGAGATGAACCTCGTGAAGATCGTCGGCCGCGCCGAGGACTTGGGCCGCCCGATGCTGTACGGCACGACGAAGCGGTTTCTCGAGGTATTCGGTCTGGCCTCGCTGGAAGAACTCCCGCAGGTGGAAGCGCTGCGCGGTGGGGCCGCCGCCGCGCCGCCGCCGCGCGAGCCGGTTGGTTCACCTGCTCGATCCGGAGAAGGCGTTGCGAGCGAATCCGCGGAATCGACCGAGGCAGTACTGGATGACACTGGCCCGACACTGAAGGTGGTCAATGACGACGAGACCGCCGCGTAA